The segment GCGCAGCTACGCCCTCAGCATCCTCGTCGGCTCGCTCGTCGTGGTGCTCGCTCTCCTGGCGGTGACCCTCGCATGATCCTGTCCGTCCTCGCCGCCACCCCGCTCGTGGGTGCCCTGGCCATCTCGCTCATGCCGCGCTCCGCGGCGAGCGCGCGCTCGGTGAAGATCGTGGCGCTCGCGTTCAGCGTGCTGACGCTCGTGCTCTCGCTCGCGATGATGGCCCGCTACGACGTGCAGGCCGGTGGCTACCAGCTGACCGAGCTGCACGACTGGATCGGTCCCCTGGGGGCGCACTACTCGCTGGGCGTCAACGGCATCGGCCTCACGCTCGTGCTGCTCACCACGGTGCTCGTGCCCATCGTGCTGCTCGCCGCCTGGGACGACCGCATCCCCTCAAGCCGCAGCGTGAACTCCTACCTCGCATGGATGCTCGTGCTGGAAGGTCTCGCGATCGGTGTCTTCTGCGCCACCGACGCCTTCTTGTTCTACGTCCTGTTCGAGGCGACGCTGATCCCGATCTACTTCCTCATCGGCTCCTACGGTGGGGCTGGGCGCACCTACGCGGCGGTCAAGTTCCTCATCTACAACCTGGTCGGCGGCCTGCTCATGCTCGCCTCGATCGTGGGCCTGTACGTCGTCACGGCCCGCGCCGGCGATCCCACGTACCTGCTCTCGGACCTCTCGGGGCTGGAGATGAGCACCACGACGGAGCGGCTGCTGTTCATCGGCTTCATGGCCGCGTTCGCGATCAAGGCGCCGCTCTTCCCGTTCCACACCTGGCTGCCCGACGCCGCCGGCACGGCCACGCCGGGCACGTCGGTGCTCATGGTCAGCGTGATCGACAAGGTCGGCACGTTCGGCATGCTGCGCTGGTGCCTGGAGATCTTCCCCGGCGCCTCGGAGTGGGCCAGCCCCGTGGTCATCACCCTCGCGGTCATCAGCATCCTCTACGGGGCGCTGTGCGCGATCGGCCAGGACGACATCCGTCGGCTCGTGGCGTTCACGTCGGTCTCGCACTTCGGCTTCATCATCCTGGGCATCTTCACCTTCACCCACACGGCCACCG is part of the Aeromicrobium sp. Leaf245 genome and harbors:
- a CDS encoding NADH-quinone oxidoreductase subunit M; protein product: MILSVLAATPLVGALAISLMPRSAASARSVKIVALAFSVLTLVLSLAMMARYDVQAGGYQLTELHDWIGPLGAHYSLGVNGIGLTLVLLTTVLVPIVLLAAWDDRIPSSRSVNSYLAWMLVLEGLAIGVFCATDAFLFYVLFEATLIPIYFLIGSYGGAGRTYAAVKFLIYNLVGGLLMLASIVGLYVVTARAGDPTYLLSDLSGLEMSTTTERLLFIGFMAAFAIKAPLFPFHTWLPDAAGTATPGTSVLMVSVIDKVGTFGMLRWCLEIFPGASEWASPVVITLAVISILYGALCAIGQDDIRRLVAFTSVSHFGFIILGIFTFTHTATAGSTLYMFNHGLSTAALFLVTGMMISRRGSASIRDFGGVQKIAPVLAGILLVAGLSSLSLPGLAPFVSEFMVLAGTFTRSVPAAVLATLGIVLAALYILIMYQRTMTGPLQPGAEAVRDLEPREVAALTPAIVLIVGLGFYPQPLLNVINPAVTEVVSQVGVGDPAPRTPASLDGLSESGAYVPTRESHETEGGH